The nucleotide window AGCTGTGTTTCTAAGATCGTAGATTGCAATGTTTTTTTGGTAGGTTCTTTACTGAACTTAAATCATGCTTATAAATAACAACCATTGTAAACTTTCTTAACCACTCAAAGCTCAGAAACACTgttactttttctccacaataaTAGCCATGTTTTAtctgtctgtccgcaagaaaaATGTAGTGCAACGGGCacacgaaatagcgtgtaatCTAAAGACGGGCGACCCCATGGATTTTTTTCAcggggttaacgactagttttttaatattacCTGAGGTTCGAAACCCATATCGAACATACGATCAGCTTCATCCAGTACTAAATACGTACATCGTCGACAGTTCGTCACTTTCCCGTTGTTAGCTGCCAACATATCGATCATACGACCCGGCGTGCAAACGATCACTTCCGCCCCTCTTTTCAATTCTGATATCTGTTCACTAATCCCACTTCCACCATATATACACGCCACAGTCAAATTCATCGGTTTGCAAAATTTTTTACTTTCGCGGTAAATTTGCAACGCTAATTCTCTTGTCGGCGTCATAATGATGGCTATAGGTCCGTCGTCTTCATCTAGCTCCGGCTGGTCGATCACATGTCGGAGCATCGGCAAAAGAAACGCCAGTGTTTTGCCAGAACCTGTTTTAGCGATGCCAATCATATCACGACCTGACATAATCGCTGGCACAGCTTGAGCTTGAATGGGCGTCGGTTTCTCGTATCCGCACCGCTTTAGAACGTTCATCACCTTCGTGCTTAGACCACACTGTGCCCACGTTTTGATAGGCTTAGGTACGTGTTTGCCGCGGACCTGAATGTCTCCTAATGAGTCTCTATATAGTTTAACTTCATCATCCGACATACGAGCAATGTCCGGCACCTCTACATAGAAGTTCCGTCGAAATGACGCGTAGTATATCTTGCTGTGGTCGGCAATCGTaagttccttttttttctttgttacgtCTAAAAAATCGCTCGCTTTCACGTCTTCTGGAGCGTCCTCTTCAGAGGAATATTCCAGTGCGTCCTGGTTTTGTTCAATAACTTCAGGTTTCGCTACAGCTTGAACAGACTTCTTTACGACCGTTTTTACTACAGTAATAGTCTTGGTTTTACTGCGGCCGACTGATgaaggtttgctgctttttccTGAAGCGTTCTTATTGATTTCTTTATCGATACCTTTCATAAACGCATCAAGTGGATCTAAATCTTCGTCTTCAGACTCGCTCATATTTTTCTCCTCCGCAGGTTCAGCTTTCTTCATTGGTTTACCATTAACAGTAACGCTCTCTTCTGTTTTATTTTCGCTTGCGGTGGTTGACGCAGCAGCATCAGCAGCATCGTCGTCATCTTCATCATCGTCTTCTAAACTCCATTTCTTTTGAGCTTCATCCTTTTCTTcgtccgttttttccgattcgGATTTCGCGGAGTCTTTCTTTCGGGCATTTCTCCACGCTTCAATGCGTTCCTTTCGTTTCCTCATCTCCTCCTCAGGATTCaatacttctttttttacaAGCGCAGGCTTCTCACTCTTCGCCTCCTCCCTTTTTAAGTTCTTCTTGGTTTCGTTTTTTTCCTCTTTCCGTTTTGACTCTTTTCGTCTTCTATCCTCGTCTCGTTTCAATTTATCTCTTTCCTTTTCCTTTATCCTCTCTCTCTCTTCCTCTCGCGATTTTTCTTTTGCTAGTTCTTTCTCCTTAGctctctctttttctttttgtagttCTTTTGCCCTTCGTTTCTCCTTCTCTTCCATctgcttcttttttaatttctccTCCAACTCttttagtttctttttttcttcgatTTCCTTTTGCTTTTTCTCCTCCGCAAGCAGTTTTTGCTTctctttctccatttcttctttttctctttcttttatttttttaatagtttCCTGCCTAAAAGCGTCTTCATTTAGTTTTTCGGTCTCGACAATATTTTTAGTACCCTTTTCATCGTCAGGCGTTTCACTTTTCTCATTCTTCTCATTTTGGGCAGGGGACGTGCTCCTACTTTTACGACGCCTTCTCTCTTTCACTGGAGTCTCGCTCCTTCCTATATCAGCTTTATCTTTCACAGCTTCGCTTTTCTCTGTTTTCTTACTACGAATGGGAGAAGAACTATGACTTTTACGCTTTCTTCTGCTTTTCACTGGACTCTCGCTTCTTTCTCGGGCATTTTTCTTTTTGACAGGACTCCGGCTTCGCTTGCGTTCTTTACTCCGTTTTCGTCGACGGCTAGGGCTTCTACTCTGACTGCGTTTGCGTCGCCGTGACGGACTTCTACTTTTTGAACGGCGAGATTTTTTTTCCGGACTACTAGACTCGCTTCGCCTGTGTTTTTTTCtgtccttttttattttgcgcTCGTGTTCACTATCTGAAGATGAAGAACTccgtttgttttttttcttgttctttttgcGCTTTTCAACGACAGGACTGCGAGAAGAACTGCTAGCAGATGAATTGTCTGCTTGCCTATGCTTAGTTTCTTTTCTTCTCTTATGCCTATTAATATTAAGcatgaataaacaaataaactttttcaagaaAACCCAAactgtaaacagaaaaaaacatcaaaacttgCGTACCTTTTTGTGTCACgtgattttctaaaaaatagaaTATTACAATTGGCTTATAAATGTGGTTTATGAGCTGTCGAAGTTTCCCACCCTACTAAAAAGTCCAGAAtccaaacaaaaaacttttttaaaggcCAGTCATTCCCACCCCCTGGCTATTCATCTTTAAGATCATTACCACCCATTATAAAAACCCATCATTATGACTACAGTATGAGCCACTTCGACAATTTTAAAACAGCACCTATTGCTAAGAAAAGTTtaaaagctttcaaaaatgtagtTAGAGCAGCGTACTGCATACTCCACTAATGCGGCATACTTCACTATGCCACATAAGCATTTTTAATCTCaccttttttcaccactagaggaATATTCATCAGAGCTTAACATTTCTTCTTCGCTTGAAGAATCCGCTGAGTCTTGTTTCCACTTTTTGGATCGATCATTTCTATATCTTcgcttttgtttcttttttaattttggactttcactatGGTCTCTTTTTCTACCTTTATTTTCAGATCCcatctaaaaaaaatcattgatgaaaaaatgtatataaacctTCAAAATCAAACAGCAATCAAAGAAATCACCAGTGATATAACTACGCTTCGCTTAAATAAAATTCTCTCTCTCTAAAAAAATGGTAACAATGACTGTAAAATTATCtattctttgtatatataaatattttcagattattttatcGTCTTGTTCCCAATCCAATAATAGTCTAGTCAAAATAGAAATCAAATTGTTATATTTACATATTTGGTATCATTAGAAGCGCAATTTTATAAAGAATAATACGAGAGTATGCCTCAATTCGGAATCAGGGGCCACTAACAGTTGTAAATCAAAACGCAAGAGGGGGTATTTTCAAGGATTTTAAGCATTTTATTAGCTAAGAACATCTATTTGAGTTTGTTTCTAGTTTATTTGAAGCTATTGCATTGCTAAAAATTCGAATTTTCTTTCaggataaaaaataaagaaaaataacattttatatataatttgctGGCTGTATGGACCAATCTTGATTTATATATGATTTGCTGGTTGTATGGACCAATCTTGATTTATATATGATTTGCTGGCTGTATGGACCAATCTTGATTAAAAGTAACGGATAATGAGCCAGGAAGATAGGTCATTGCATACTTATCAAAAAAGTTTCTTGTTATAAAGAGTAACATTAAGTAAGGGCCATAGTTTTTATTAGTTAATTAGATAATTACTGTCTTTactgattttttagaaaaagcatATTTATAGTTTACAGTGTTCTCTCAGGATAATGTTAAAGGTCAGAAGTGATAAATTGTCGAAAGATTTAAGTTACCTCACCTTATAGCAAAGAATCCCTTTcaatttgaaaatatatttttctctgAGCTCTCAAGCAACAAACGGGTTCCGTGTGTAATATGCAAGGGATCTTAATCCTCTCAAAAAAACCTTGCAGGATGGCAGAAAAGGAGTTCACACACTACTAaactatgcaaaaaaaaacGCACAAGCACACAAACGACAaactatgcaaaaaaaaaacgcaCACGCACACAAACGCATTGATCTTGTAAAACCAATCGAAGAACAGCTCTCGCTAAAAGAACCCAACATTAAAGTACATAGAAGCTGTCAACGTTTAGCTTATTATCACCATTGAAAGAAGCAGAAAAGAAACGTAAAATATTGCGATCTGCATTTGATTGGAAAAGCCATTGTTTATTTTGTGGTGAAGCCTactacaaaaatacaaaaaaacattagaaaaatgATTGTCACGAAGTGACCCAGTTAAGGTTTAAAGACAAAGTGTTGCTGAAATGTCAGAAAAGAGGAAAAGAAGGAGAAGAGGTGGAAGTATGTGTTAGAGGTGGCCATGATCTTGTTGCTACAGATGCACGTTACCACAAGTCATGCTTATCATTATTTTACAACTTGGCAAAACCAAGGACTCTTGGAAAAtatggagaaaaaaaaacatgaaaaatgtGAAAGTAGGAAGaccagaagaagaagaaaaaagatgtCATTTCGACCAGCTTTGTGACTGGATGGAGTATGAAGCTGAGCTATACACTGCCACTGAATTACGCAGCATAATGATCAGAATGGTAAATTCAGAAACTGTCTACACCACCAAGTGGCTGAAGACGAAGGTGAAAGATAAATATAATCATCACATCTTTTTTGCTGAATTAAATGGGAAGTCTGACGTTGTGTGTTTGAAAGATACGGCAAGTCTTATCATTAACAATGCATGATATGaagcaagaaaaaaagaagCTGAAAAAGACtccaaaagaataataaaaagagCTGCAAAACTGATTCTTGCGGATATACGATCAACGCAAATTGACAAAGAGTACTATCCAACAGAGGAGGAAATAGTTGACATCAATATTTGTGAGAACGTGCAGCCTACAACTTAAAGAAAATTTCTAGAAATAATCTTAAAAGACAGACTCAAAAGGGCATCATTGTGTCATTGTTTAATGATgagtttattaagttttagtgaactaattattttttcgacacttttggtctcaatacgagcccaccgaaaatcgtgtccgctaacaggtggattaacattagtagtgtcagaagaaaatttagaggctagtttggcaccaacactgacaaaaaatgaattgaatgtgttggaaatttattttgggtgagaagtttctgtaccatcgttttggactactcgttttatcgaggtagtattgcctgacttatcaggaaccagtttttttagggttttccaaagttgttttggctgtttttgaaagtcctgcaaaacgtcattatagtactcgtttttaagtcgatttttgagacctattacctggttccttttttgtttgaaagcttcccagtctatgatgg belongs to Hydractinia symbiolongicarpus strain clone_291-10 chromosome 1, HSymV2.1, whole genome shotgun sequence and includes:
- the LOC130646825 gene encoding probable ATP-dependent RNA helicase DDX46, producing the protein MGSENKGRKRDHSESPKLKKKQKRRYRNDRSKKWKQDSADSSSEEEMLSSDEYSSSGEKRKSRDTKRHKRRKETKHRQADNSSASSSSRSPVVEKRKKNKKKNKRSSSSSDSEHERKIKKDRKKHRRSESSSPEKKSRRSKSRSPSRRRKRSQSRSPSRRRKRSKERKRSRSPVKKKNARERSESPVKSRRKRKSHSSSPIRSKKTEKSEAVKDKADIGRSETPVKERRRRKSRSTSPAQNEKNEKSETPDDEKGTKNIVETEKLNEDAFRQETIKKIKEREKEEMEKEKQKLLAEEKKQKEIEEKKKLKELEEKLKKKQMEEKEKRRAKELQKEKERAKEKELAKEKSREEERERIKEKERDKLKRDEDRRRKESKRKEEKNETKKNLKREEAKSEKPALVKKEVLNPEEEMRKRKERIEAWRNARKKDSAKSESEKTDEEKDEAQKKWSLEDDDEDDDDAADAAASTTASENKTEESVTVNGKPMKKAEPAEEKNMSESEDEDLDPLDAFMKGIDKEINKNASGKSSKPSSVGRSKTKTITVVKTVVKKSVQAVAKPEVIEQNQDALEYSSEEDAPEDVKASDFLDVTKKKKELTIADHSKIYYASFRRNFYVEVPDIARMSDDEVKLYRDSLGDIQVRGKHVPKPIKTWAQCGLSTKVMNVLKRCGYEKPTPIQAQAVPAIMSGRDMIGIAKTGSGKTLAFLLPMLRHVIDQPELDEDDGPIAIIMTPTRELALQIYRESKKFCKPMNLTVACIYGGSGISEQISELKRGAEVIVCTPGRMIDMLAANNGKVTNCRRCTYLVLDEADRMFDMGFEPQVMRIIGNIRPDRQTVLFSATFPRQMEAVARKVLTKPVEIQVGGRSVVCSDVEQRALVLEADNKFFKLLELLGVYQEKGSVLAFVEKQDTADSLFKDLLKNGYPCLSLHGGMDQFDRDSTIADFKNGVTRLMVSTSVAARGLDVKNLILVVNYDCPNHYEDYVHRVGRTGRAGNKGTAFTFLTPEQGRNAGDVIKAFELSKCETPVDVQALWNEFKEEMAKEGKSVKLNSGFTGKGFKFNDEEAARVNESKKMRKFALGLQDSDDEAEAAENAMEKIDADLEKAFSNKPKVAIAPEVVEMQKVRAAEQNVDKGKLQQASNIAALINKKLTSGQVIDRNAAATAHILSGGALESLKGVGLAKQLADKVNAKLNYKPIEQEVQEVEKPAAVRYEDEIDINDFPQQARWRITSKEIIEQVRELSEAGVTVRGLYIPPNKKPDEAEGEKRLHLYIESLSERSIQIAKAEIKRLLKEELIRAESHTYRPAQTGRYKVV